From the genome of Cucumis melo subsp. melo chloroplast, complete genome:
CCACAAAGAAAAAGAAAAAAAATATGGATCATTAATCCAAGACCCGAATATTCGGAGGACTCTTCTGACCAAACAAACAATTGTCAGCAAAGTTGTTTCTTTTTTTTTCTTGAAATCCAAAAAAATTTTCTTACTTTATACATAACATAGGTCATCGATTCAGCATTGGATAAAAAAGAAAAAATGAGGGTGAAATCCTCATTTTTTTAGTTTTTTACAAAAAAATTCTAATATTCTATTAAAATAGAAAATAATAAAAAAGGGGGGTTCAAATCATTTTATCGACATGAGTGTTCTATATCGAAAAAAAAGCCCAACTATTTGAAACGATTTATGTATTAACTATGTATTAACATAGTAGTAGAAAGAGTACCATGCTACGTCTGGACTTCAAACGTTTTAACCATGTTAATAGTCCCACATTATTGGTTGATAGAGAATCAAAGTTGATTTACCAATGAATCACGAAATGCTATGGTTCTTCAATATGATTTCTTCATTTTGTCAGAAGTAATTCGCGGGATCATGCACCTTTTCGTAGTTATAACTAGAAAAGTACAGTTGGTTGTATCCAACTTATTCTTGAAATAAACAACTCGCACACACTCCCTTTCCAAAAAAAATCAATACACCAAGCACTACGCTTAGATTTATTGGATTTGTTGCTAAAATATCGGTATTAAATCCGAAACTCTCGGCGGATGGCCAGTAACCCAAAGAAATGAAAGAATCGGTTACATTTTTCATATGATCTCCTTTTATAGATAAAACTAATTATCTATTTCTTTCTATTTTTTTTTATTTTATTAATTTCCTATTTCTATTCGAAATAGAGTAAAAAATATGTTGTAAGAATCCTAAAAAAAAAGTTCCATTCGAGATTGGACTAAGAAAGGGAAGGAAGAAGGCGAGTCAGTATGCTAATGCCTCATCCTCAAATCAATCCTTCCCATAGGTTATTGTCCCAACGAATAAGTAATTGTAGGAGTGAAAGCTTCGTATAATTCGAAAAAGCAAGAGCAGCAAGTCCAAGTAAATAAAATACGAAAAAAAATACGTAATTTTTTTAGGATTAAACAAAAGGATTCGCAAATAAAAGTGCTAATGCTACAACTAGTCCATAAATTGTTAAAGCTTCCATAAAAGCCAGACTAAGCAATAAAGTACCTCGGATTTTTCCCTCCGCCTCGGGTTGTCTCGCGATCCCTTCTACAGCTTGGCCCGCAGCAGTACCTTGACCAATCCCAGGTCCAATAGAAGCAAGCCCGACGGCCAACCCAGCAGCAATAACGGAAGCGGCAGAAATCAGTGGATTCATGATAAGTTCCTCACACCAAAAGAAAGAAATGGTTAATGATACAATCAACCAATGAATTATAACTTATTATTCCATCACTAAGATTTATCCAACTAAAAATTACGAATTGAAGTAATAATATTATTGAATCGTCCAAACTACTTCAATCTCTCTTTTTTAGTTCCTATCCATCCACGTA
Proteins encoded in this window:
- the atpH gene encoding ATP synthase CF0 subunit III is translated as MNPLISAASVIAAGLAVGLASIGPGIGQGTAAGQAVEGIARQPEAEGKIRGTLLLSLAFMEALTIYGLVVALALLFANPFV